From the Malus domestica chromosome 17, GDT2T_hap1 genome, one window contains:
- the LOC108169716 gene encoding ankyrin repeat-containing protein ITN1-like, which produces MLYLFTYVPLTDEIPHEYHAFFAAVRRGDWQETEKFLNQHPNAKTATDSWGTALHNATICGHEKIVEELVQLMTKEDLERKASGGWTALGYAARDNLKMVECMVTRNRELLSIAVESWQRIPIVIAARYDQWDIVRYLYPFTPREDLMPDKGPYGSELVSFCLFAEQFDIAWELLQRSPRLACTRGNNICPIFAFAHVPYAFPSGTSLKFWQRWIYNCIHIEHVPSVNDFRINIQNQENEQGNQRSRTVLSLLQGLSSRLLEFLGINRIRELKLIHVWSRQIVGCMCEVIKQLNHEEMRDGDVYDAIFAAVENGIVELVISLCKAKPELLWTCNTSGKYLFQYSVECRQEKVFNLIYGIGKKNLLTTFKDYSDNGMLHYAGMLSPLAKLDPIPGAALQMQRERQWYKEVESIVVQLSGVPTKNKDGLTPPKLFTQSHKKLHEDGERWMKETARSYTVVSALIITIMFAAAFTVPGGDNQETGFPIFLNENLFMVFVISDAISLFSSATSALMFLGILTSRYAEDDFLKSLPTKMIIGLSTLFISVATMMIAFSSALFIMLQDKSWIVSPIIFLAAVPVILFIWMQSPLLLEIIVSTYGRGIFDKKVKRWM; this is translated from the exons ATGCTATATTTATTTACATACGTACCCTTGACAGATGAGATCCCGCATGAGTATCATGCTTTCTTCGCCGCTGTAAGGAGGGGCGATTGGCAGGAAACGGAGAAGTTTCTTAACCAACACCCCAATGCAAAAACAGCAACGGATTCATGGGGAACAGCTCTTCACAACGCAACAATATGCGGGCACGAGAAAATTGTGGAAGAGCTGGTGCAGTTGATGACGAAGGAAGACTTGGAGAGAAAAGCTAGTGGTGGTTGGACGGCTCTTGGTTATGCTGCTAGAGACAACCTCAAGATGGTTGAATGCATGGTTACGAGAAACAGGGAACTACTCAGTATTGCCGTAGAGTCCTGGCAAAGGATTCCGATTGTCATCGCTGCTCGGTATGACCAATGGGATATAGTTCGATACCTCTACCCTTTCACTCCACGCGAAGATCTAATGCCAGATAAAGGCCCTTACGGCTCTGAACTTGTTAGCTTTTGTCTTTTTGCCGAACAATTTG ATATTGCATGGGAGTTACTTCAGCGTTCCCCACGCTTGGCATGTACTCGAGGCAACAACATATGCCCTATATTTGCATTTGCTCATGTGCCCTATGCATTCCCGAGTGGGACATCACTCAAATTCTGGCAACGGTGGATTTATAATT GTATACACATAGAACATGTTCCTTCCGTCAATGATTTTCGTATAAATATTCAAAATCAAGAAAATGAACAAGGTAATCAAAGGAGTAGAACAG TCTTGAGTTTATTACAAGGACTTTCATCGAGGCTTTTAGAGTTTCTGG GAATCAACCGCATTCGTGAACTGAAATTGATCCATGTTTGGTCACGTCAAATTGTGGGCTGCATGTGTGAGGTCATAAAACAGTTGAAtcatgaagaaatgagagatgGCGATGTATATGATGCAATATTCGCAGCTGTTGAAAATGGGATTGTTGAGCTCGTTATTTCTCTATGTAAAGCCAAACCAGAACTGCTGTGGACTTGCAATACATCCGGAAAGTACTTATTTCAGTATTCGGTTGAATGCCGTCAAGAAAAAGTTTTTAACCTTATATACGGGATTGGTAAAAAAAATCTCCTTACGACTTTCAAAGACTATTCCGACAACGGCATGCTACACTATGCGGGGATGTTATCTCCACTGGCAAAGCTTGACCCTATTCCAGGTGCAGCCTTGCAAATGCAGAGAGAAAGGCAATGGTACAAG GAGGTAGAGAGTATTGTGGTTCAACTCTCGGGAGTCCCAACTAAAAATAAAGATGGTTTGACACCCCCTAAATTATTTACCCAGAGCCACAAGAAATTGCATGAGGATGGAGAAAGGTGGATGAAGGAAACAGCACGTTCTTATACAGTTGTCAGCGCTCTCATTATTACAATCATGTTTGCTGCAGCATTCACAGTTCCTGGTGGAGACAACCAAGAAACAGGGTTTCCCATATTCTTAAACGAAAACCTATTTATGGTTTTTGTAATTTCAGATGCAATTTCGCTATTTTCTTCGGCAACATCAGCGTTGATGTTTTTGGGCATCCTTACATCGCGTTATGCTGAAGATGATTTTCTCAAATCCTTACCCACAAAGATGATAATAGGCCTTTCCACACTCTTTATCTCCGTTGCGACCATGATGATTGCCTTTTCTTCCGCCCTATTCATCATGCTTCAGGACAAATCATGGATTGTTAGTCCAATCATTTTCCTTGCTGCTGTTCCcgtcattttatttatttggatGCAATCTCCCCTTCTCCTTGAAATTATCGTGTCTACTTATGGCAGAGGAATATTCGATAAGAAAGTCAAACGCTGGATGTAA